Proteins encoded in a region of the Bubalus bubalis isolate 160015118507 breed Murrah chromosome 9, NDDB_SH_1, whole genome shotgun sequence genome:
- the SAFB gene encoding scaffold attachment factor B1 isoform X3 — protein sequence MQPLLFACRVRELGDREQYAQAALERQEHEELLFARERLAFQRRLLERERMERERLERKRMRVELLRRRQQDLHYEQERRPYDDGRRDDVYWPEAKRTALDERYHSDFDHQDCFHNFDHRDQSCYPDHLVDRREGSRSIMEEREEQAIEDEGGNPDEIEITSEGNKKTSKRSSKGRKPEEEGVEDNGLEENSGDGQEDVETSLENLQDIDMMDISVLDEAEIDNGSVADCVEDDDAENLQESLSDSRELVEGEMKELPEQLQEHAVEDKESINNLDTSSSDFTILQEIEEPSLEPENEKILDILGETCKSEPVKEEGSELEQPFAQETSSVGPDRKLAEEEDLFDSAHPEEGDLDLANESTAHAQSSKADTLLAVVKREPVEQTGDDERTDCEPVGLEKPIEQSSKASEHTEACSEEAAEAPPEASSPDPGDSKEDVKKFAFEACNEVPPAPKESSASEGADQKMSSVEDDSDTKKLSKEEKGRSSCGRNFWVSGLSSTTRATDLKNLFSKYGKVVGAKVVTNARSPGARCYGFVTMSTAEEATKCINHLHKTELHGKMISVEKAKNEPAGKKSSERREGEGKKEKSSNTDRSANLKREEKADRKDDAKKGEDGSGEKSEDQDDQKPGSSERSRATKSGSRGTERTVVMDKSKGVPVISVKTLGSKERVSKSQDRKSASREKRSVVSFDEVKESRKSRDSESRRLREHSEREQSMQAELERQERKKLLIARERLAFHRHRLERERMERERLERERRRVEHERRREQERIHHEREELRRQQELRYEQERRPAVRRPYDYGRRDDVYWPEAKRAALDERYHSDFNRQDRFHDFDHRDRGRYPDHSVDRREGSRSIMGEREGQHYPERHGGPERHGRDSRDGWGGYGSDKRMSEGRGLPPPPRGRREWGDHGRRIEEDRAWQGAADGGLMDRDHRRWQGGERSMSGHMMNRGGMSGRGSFAPGGASRGHVIPRGGFGSRPTDAHFTRRY from the exons GCGAGATGATGTTTACTGGCCAGAAGCTAAGCGGACAGCCCTGGATGAGCGCTACCATTCTGACTTCGACCACCAGGACTGCTTCCACAACTTTGATCACAGGGACCAGAGCTGCTACCCTGATCACCTAGTTGACAG GAGAGAAGGTTCAAGGTCAatcatggaagaaagagaagaacag GCAATTGAAGATGAGGGAGGTAATCCTGATGAAATTGAAATTACCTCTGAAGGAAATAAGAAGACATCAAAGAGATCCAGCAAAG GGCGCAAACCAGAAGAAGAGGGTGTGGAAGATAATGGGCTAGAGGAAAATTCTGGGGATGGACAG GAGGATGTTGAGACCAGTTTGGAGAACTTACAGGACATTGACATGATGGATATCAGTGTGTTGGATGAAGCAGAGATTGATAACGGGAGTGTTGCAGACTGTGTGGAAGATGATGATGCTGAAAACCTCCAGGAGTCCCTGTCTGACAGTAGAGAGCTTGTGGAGGGGGAGATGAAAGAGCTTCCAGAACAGCTTCAAGAACATGCT GTAGAGGATAAAGAAAGTATAAACAATTTAGATACTTCATCATCTGACTTCACTATATTACAG GAAATTGAAGAACCGTCCTTGGAGCCAG aaaatgagaaaatactcgACATTTTGGGGGAAACTTGTAAATCTGAGCCAGTAAAAGAAGAAGGTTCCGAGCTGGAGCAGCCATTTGCACAGGAAACAAGTAGCGTGGGGCCAGACAGAAAACTTGCGGAGGAAGAGGACCTTTTTGACAGCGCCCATCCGGAGGAGGGTGATTTAGATTTGGCCAACGAGTCAACAGCACACGCTCAGTCGAGCAAGGCAGACACCCTGTTAGCGGTAGTGAAAAGGGAGCCCGTGGAGCAGACAGGCGATGACGAGAGGACGGACTGTGAGCCTGTAGGGCTAGAGAAGCCAATTGAGCAGAGTAGTAAAGCCTCAGAGCACACGGAAGCCTGTAGCGAGGAGGCCGCGGAAGCGCCCCCGGAAGCCTCAAGCCCGGACCCCGGGGATAGCAAAGAAGACGTGAAGAAGTTTGCTTTTGAAGCTTGTAATGAAGTCCCTCCGGCTCCTAAAGAGTCCTCAGCCAGTGAGGGCGCTGATCAGAAAATGAG TTCTGTCGAAGATGACTCGGATACAAAAAAGCTTTCCAAAGAGGAGAAGG gtcGTAGCAGTTGTGGAAGGAATTTCTGGGTTAGTGGACTTTCTTCTACCACCAGAGCTACAGATTTGAAGAATCTTTTCAGCAAGTACGGGAAG GTGGTGGGCGCCAAAGTTGTGACCAATGCCCGGAGTCCTGGAGCACGCTGCTACGGCTTCGTTACCATGTCCACGGCAGAAGAGGCCACAAAATGCATCAACCACCTGCACAAAACAGAGCTCCATGGGAAGATGATCTCAGTGGAAAAA GCGAAAAATGAACCTGctgggaagaaaagctctgagagaagagaaggggaggggaaaaaagaaaaatccagcaATACTGACAG ATCTGCCAACCtcaagagggaagagaaggcTGACAGAAAAGATGACGCTAAAAAGGGTGAAGACGGGAGTGGAGAGAAGAGTGAAGACCAGGATGATCAGAAACCTGGCTCTTCAGAGCGCTCTCGAGCCACAAAGTCAG GAAGCCGAGGAACTGAGCGGACAGTGGTGATGGATAAATCTAAAGGTGTGCCTGTTATCAGTGTCAAAACCTTGGGATCCAAAGAGCGA GTGTCTAAGAGCCAGGATCGCAAATCGGCCAGCAGAGAGAAGCGGTCTGTTGTGTCCTTTGATGAAGTCAAAGAGTCGAGGAAGTCGAGAGACTCGGAGTCTCGCAG GTTGCGTGAGCATAGCGAGCGTGAGCAGTCCATGCAGGCAGAGCTGGAGCGGCAGGAACGAAAGAAGCTGCTCATTGCCCGCGAGAGGCTGGCCTTCCACAGACACCGCCTAGAGAGGGAGCGCATGGAGCGGGAGCGGCTGGAGCGGGAGCGCCGGCGGGTGGAGCATGAGCGCCGTCGCGAGCAGGAGCGCATCCACCACGAGCGAGAGGAGCTGCGGCGCCAGCAGGAGCTGCGTTATGAGCAGGAGCGGCGGCCCGCCGTCCGCAGGCCCTATGACTATGGGCG GCGAGATGATGTTTACTGGCCGGAAGCTAAGCGGGCAGCCCTAGATGAGCGCTACCACTCTGACTTCAACCGTCAGGACCGCTTCCACGACTTTGACCACAGGGACCGGGGCCGCTACCCTGACCACTCCGTTGACAG GAGAGAAGGTTCAAGGTCAATcatgggagaaagagaaggacag CATTACCCTGAACGCCATGGAGGACCAGAGCGCCATGGTCGCGACTCCCGTGATGGCTGGGGCGGCTACGGCTCCGACAAGAGGATGAGCGAGGGCCGGGGGCTCCCTCCTCCACCCAG GGGCAGACGAGAGTGGGGGGACCACGGCCGCAGAATAGAGGAGGACCGTGCGTGGCAGGGCGCTGCTGACGGAGGCCTGATGGACAGGGACCACAGGAGGTGGCAAG GTGGTGAGAGGAGTATGTCTGGTCACATGATGAACCGGGGAGGCATGTCCGG GCGCGGCAGCTTTGCCCCTGGGGGGGCCTCTCGGGGCCACGTGATCCCGCGAGGTGGCTTTGGGAGCAGACCCACCGACGCCCACTTCACTCGCCGCTATTAA
- the SAFB gene encoding scaffold attachment factor B1 isoform X5 gives MAESLSGLGDSGAAGAAALSSASSETGTRRLTDLRVIDLRAELKKRNLDSSGNKSALMERLRKAIEDEGGNPDEIEITSEGNKKTSKRSSKGRKPEEEGVEDNGLEENSGDGQEDVETSLENLQDIDMMDISVLDEAEIDNGSVADCVEDDDAENLQESLSDSRELVEGEMKELPEQLQEHAVEDKESINNLDTSSSDFTILQEIEEPSLEPENEKILDILGETCKSEPVKEEGSELEQPFAQETSSVGPDRKLAEEEDLFDSAHPEEGDLDLANESTAHAQSSKADTLLAVVKREPVEQTGDDERTDCEPVGLEKPIEQSSKASEHTEACSEEAAEAPPEASSPDPGDSKEDVKKFAFEACNEVPPAPKESSASEGADQKMSSVEDDSDTKKLSKEEKGRSSCGRNFWVSGLSSTTRATDLKNLFSKYGKVVGAKVVTNARSPGARCYGFVTMSTAEEATKCINHLHKTELHGKMISVEKAKNEPAGKKSSERREGEGKKEKSSNTDRSANLKREEKADRKDDAKKGEDGSGEKSEDQDDQKPGSSERSRATKSGSRGTERTVVMDKSKGVPVISVKTLGSKERVSKSQDRKSASREKRSVVSFDEVKESRKSRDSESRRLREHSEREQSMQAELERQERKKLLIARERLAFHRHRLERERMERERLERERRRVEHERRREQERIHHEREELRRQQELRYEQERRPAVRRPYDYGRRDDVYWPEAKRAALDERYHSDFNRQDRFHDFDHRDRGRYPDHSVDRREGSRSIMGEREGQHYPERHGGPERHGRDSRDGWGGYGSDKRMSEGRGLPPPPRREWGDHGRRIEEDRAWQGAADGGLMDRDHRRWQGGERSMSGHMMNRGGMSGRGSFAPGGASRGHVIPRGGFGSRPTDAHFTRRY, from the exons ATGGCGGAGTCTCTGTCCGGCTTAGGCGATTCTGGTGCGGCGGGCGCAGCGGCTCTGAGCTCCGCCTCGTCGGAGACCGGGACGCGGCGCCTCACCGACCTTAGGGTGATCGATCTGCGGGCGGAGCTGAAAAAACGGAACCTGGATTCGAGCGGCAACAAGAGCGCTTTGATGGAACGGCTTAGAAAG GCAATTGAAGATGAGGGAGGTAATCCTGATGAAATTGAAATTACCTCTGAAGGAAATAAGAAGACATCAAAGAGATCCAGCAAAG GGCGCAAACCAGAAGAAGAGGGTGTGGAAGATAATGGGCTAGAGGAAAATTCTGGGGATGGACAG GAGGATGTTGAGACCAGTTTGGAGAACTTACAGGACATTGACATGATGGATATCAGTGTGTTGGATGAAGCAGAGATTGATAACGGGAGTGTTGCAGACTGTGTGGAAGATGATGATGCTGAAAACCTCCAGGAGTCCCTGTCTGACAGTAGAGAGCTTGTGGAGGGGGAGATGAAAGAGCTTCCAGAACAGCTTCAAGAACATGCT GTAGAGGATAAAGAAAGTATAAACAATTTAGATACTTCATCATCTGACTTCACTATATTACAG GAAATTGAAGAACCGTCCTTGGAGCCAG aaaatgagaaaatactcgACATTTTGGGGGAAACTTGTAAATCTGAGCCAGTAAAAGAAGAAGGTTCCGAGCTGGAGCAGCCATTTGCACAGGAAACAAGTAGCGTGGGGCCAGACAGAAAACTTGCGGAGGAAGAGGACCTTTTTGACAGCGCCCATCCGGAGGAGGGTGATTTAGATTTGGCCAACGAGTCAACAGCACACGCTCAGTCGAGCAAGGCAGACACCCTGTTAGCGGTAGTGAAAAGGGAGCCCGTGGAGCAGACAGGCGATGACGAGAGGACGGACTGTGAGCCTGTAGGGCTAGAGAAGCCAATTGAGCAGAGTAGTAAAGCCTCAGAGCACACGGAAGCCTGTAGCGAGGAGGCCGCGGAAGCGCCCCCGGAAGCCTCAAGCCCGGACCCCGGGGATAGCAAAGAAGACGTGAAGAAGTTTGCTTTTGAAGCTTGTAATGAAGTCCCTCCGGCTCCTAAAGAGTCCTCAGCCAGTGAGGGCGCTGATCAGAAAATGAG TTCTGTCGAAGATGACTCGGATACAAAAAAGCTTTCCAAAGAGGAGAAGG gtcGTAGCAGTTGTGGAAGGAATTTCTGGGTTAGTGGACTTTCTTCTACCACCAGAGCTACAGATTTGAAGAATCTTTTCAGCAAGTACGGGAAG GTGGTGGGCGCCAAAGTTGTGACCAATGCCCGGAGTCCTGGAGCACGCTGCTACGGCTTCGTTACCATGTCCACGGCAGAAGAGGCCACAAAATGCATCAACCACCTGCACAAAACAGAGCTCCATGGGAAGATGATCTCAGTGGAAAAA GCGAAAAATGAACCTGctgggaagaaaagctctgagagaagagaaggggaggggaaaaaagaaaaatccagcaATACTGACAG ATCTGCCAACCtcaagagggaagagaaggcTGACAGAAAAGATGACGCTAAAAAGGGTGAAGACGGGAGTGGAGAGAAGAGTGAAGACCAGGATGATCAGAAACCTGGCTCTTCAGAGCGCTCTCGAGCCACAAAGTCAG GAAGCCGAGGAACTGAGCGGACAGTGGTGATGGATAAATCTAAAGGTGTGCCTGTTATCAGTGTCAAAACCTTGGGATCCAAAGAGCGA GTGTCTAAGAGCCAGGATCGCAAATCGGCCAGCAGAGAGAAGCGGTCTGTTGTGTCCTTTGATGAAGTCAAAGAGTCGAGGAAGTCGAGAGACTCGGAGTCTCGCAG GTTGCGTGAGCATAGCGAGCGTGAGCAGTCCATGCAGGCAGAGCTGGAGCGGCAGGAACGAAAGAAGCTGCTCATTGCCCGCGAGAGGCTGGCCTTCCACAGACACCGCCTAGAGAGGGAGCGCATGGAGCGGGAGCGGCTGGAGCGGGAGCGCCGGCGGGTGGAGCATGAGCGCCGTCGCGAGCAGGAGCGCATCCACCACGAGCGAGAGGAGCTGCGGCGCCAGCAGGAGCTGCGTTATGAGCAGGAGCGGCGGCCCGCCGTCCGCAGGCCCTATGACTATGGGCG GCGAGATGATGTTTACTGGCCGGAAGCTAAGCGGGCAGCCCTAGATGAGCGCTACCACTCTGACTTCAACCGTCAGGACCGCTTCCACGACTTTGACCACAGGGACCGGGGCCGCTACCCTGACCACTCCGTTGACAG GAGAGAAGGTTCAAGGTCAATcatgggagaaagagaaggacag CATTACCCTGAACGCCATGGAGGACCAGAGCGCCATGGTCGCGACTCCCGTGATGGCTGGGGCGGCTACGGCTCCGACAAGAGGATGAGCGAGGGCCGGGGGCTCCCTCCTCCACCCAG ACGAGAGTGGGGGGACCACGGCCGCAGAATAGAGGAGGACCGTGCGTGGCAGGGCGCTGCTGACGGAGGCCTGATGGACAGGGACCACAGGAGGTGGCAAG GTGGTGAGAGGAGTATGTCTGGTCACATGATGAACCGGGGAGGCATGTCCGG GCGCGGCAGCTTTGCCCCTGGGGGGGCCTCTCGGGGCCACGTGATCCCGCGAGGTGGCTTTGGGAGCAGACCCACCGACGCCCACTTCACTCGCCGCTATTAA
- the SAFB gene encoding scaffold attachment factor B1 isoform X4 — protein MAESLSGLGDSGAAGAAALSSASSETGTRRLTDLRVIDLRAELKKRNLDSSGNKSALMERLRKAIEDEGGNPDEIEITSEGNKKTSKRSSKGRKPEEEGVEDNGLEENSGDGQEDVETSLENLQDIDMMDISVLDEAEIDNGSVADCVEDDDAENLQESLSDSRELVEGEMKELPEQLQEHAVEDKESINNLDTSSSDFTILQEIEEPSLEPENEKILDILGETCKSEPVKEEGSELEQPFAQETSSVGPDRKLAEEEDLFDSAHPEEGDLDLANESTAHAQSSKADTLLAVVKREPVEQTGDDERTDCEPVGLEKPIEQSSKASEHTEACSEEAAEAPPEASSPDPGDSKEDVKKFAFEACNEVPPAPKESSASEGADQKMSSVEDDSDTKKLSKEEKGRSSCGRNFWVSGLSSTTRATDLKNLFSKYGKVVGAKVVTNARSPGARCYGFVTMSTAEEATKCINHLHKTELHGKMISVEKAKNEPAGKKSSERREGEGKKEKSSNTDRSANLKREEKADRKDDAKKGEDGSGEKSEDQDDQKPGSSERSRATKSGSRGTERTVVMDKSKGVPVISVKTLGSKERVSKSQDRKSASREKRSVVSFDEVKESRKSRDSESRRLREHSEREQSMQAELERQERKKLLIARERLAFHRHRLERERMERERLERERRRVEHERRREQERIHHEREELRRQQELRYEQERRPAVRRPYDYGRRDDVYWPEAKRAALDERYHSDFNRQDRFHDFDHRDRGRYPDHSVDRREGSRSIMGEREGQHYPERHGGPERHGRDSRDGWGGYGSDKRMSEGRGLPPPPRGRREWGDHGRRIEEDRAWQGAADGGLMDRDHRRWQGGERSMSGHMMNRGGMSGRGSFAPGGASRGHVIPRGGFGSRPTDAHFTRRY, from the exons ATGGCGGAGTCTCTGTCCGGCTTAGGCGATTCTGGTGCGGCGGGCGCAGCGGCTCTGAGCTCCGCCTCGTCGGAGACCGGGACGCGGCGCCTCACCGACCTTAGGGTGATCGATCTGCGGGCGGAGCTGAAAAAACGGAACCTGGATTCGAGCGGCAACAAGAGCGCTTTGATGGAACGGCTTAGAAAG GCAATTGAAGATGAGGGAGGTAATCCTGATGAAATTGAAATTACCTCTGAAGGAAATAAGAAGACATCAAAGAGATCCAGCAAAG GGCGCAAACCAGAAGAAGAGGGTGTGGAAGATAATGGGCTAGAGGAAAATTCTGGGGATGGACAG GAGGATGTTGAGACCAGTTTGGAGAACTTACAGGACATTGACATGATGGATATCAGTGTGTTGGATGAAGCAGAGATTGATAACGGGAGTGTTGCAGACTGTGTGGAAGATGATGATGCTGAAAACCTCCAGGAGTCCCTGTCTGACAGTAGAGAGCTTGTGGAGGGGGAGATGAAAGAGCTTCCAGAACAGCTTCAAGAACATGCT GTAGAGGATAAAGAAAGTATAAACAATTTAGATACTTCATCATCTGACTTCACTATATTACAG GAAATTGAAGAACCGTCCTTGGAGCCAG aaaatgagaaaatactcgACATTTTGGGGGAAACTTGTAAATCTGAGCCAGTAAAAGAAGAAGGTTCCGAGCTGGAGCAGCCATTTGCACAGGAAACAAGTAGCGTGGGGCCAGACAGAAAACTTGCGGAGGAAGAGGACCTTTTTGACAGCGCCCATCCGGAGGAGGGTGATTTAGATTTGGCCAACGAGTCAACAGCACACGCTCAGTCGAGCAAGGCAGACACCCTGTTAGCGGTAGTGAAAAGGGAGCCCGTGGAGCAGACAGGCGATGACGAGAGGACGGACTGTGAGCCTGTAGGGCTAGAGAAGCCAATTGAGCAGAGTAGTAAAGCCTCAGAGCACACGGAAGCCTGTAGCGAGGAGGCCGCGGAAGCGCCCCCGGAAGCCTCAAGCCCGGACCCCGGGGATAGCAAAGAAGACGTGAAGAAGTTTGCTTTTGAAGCTTGTAATGAAGTCCCTCCGGCTCCTAAAGAGTCCTCAGCCAGTGAGGGCGCTGATCAGAAAATGAG TTCTGTCGAAGATGACTCGGATACAAAAAAGCTTTCCAAAGAGGAGAAGG gtcGTAGCAGTTGTGGAAGGAATTTCTGGGTTAGTGGACTTTCTTCTACCACCAGAGCTACAGATTTGAAGAATCTTTTCAGCAAGTACGGGAAG GTGGTGGGCGCCAAAGTTGTGACCAATGCCCGGAGTCCTGGAGCACGCTGCTACGGCTTCGTTACCATGTCCACGGCAGAAGAGGCCACAAAATGCATCAACCACCTGCACAAAACAGAGCTCCATGGGAAGATGATCTCAGTGGAAAAA GCGAAAAATGAACCTGctgggaagaaaagctctgagagaagagaaggggaggggaaaaaagaaaaatccagcaATACTGACAG ATCTGCCAACCtcaagagggaagagaaggcTGACAGAAAAGATGACGCTAAAAAGGGTGAAGACGGGAGTGGAGAGAAGAGTGAAGACCAGGATGATCAGAAACCTGGCTCTTCAGAGCGCTCTCGAGCCACAAAGTCAG GAAGCCGAGGAACTGAGCGGACAGTGGTGATGGATAAATCTAAAGGTGTGCCTGTTATCAGTGTCAAAACCTTGGGATCCAAAGAGCGA GTGTCTAAGAGCCAGGATCGCAAATCGGCCAGCAGAGAGAAGCGGTCTGTTGTGTCCTTTGATGAAGTCAAAGAGTCGAGGAAGTCGAGAGACTCGGAGTCTCGCAG GTTGCGTGAGCATAGCGAGCGTGAGCAGTCCATGCAGGCAGAGCTGGAGCGGCAGGAACGAAAGAAGCTGCTCATTGCCCGCGAGAGGCTGGCCTTCCACAGACACCGCCTAGAGAGGGAGCGCATGGAGCGGGAGCGGCTGGAGCGGGAGCGCCGGCGGGTGGAGCATGAGCGCCGTCGCGAGCAGGAGCGCATCCACCACGAGCGAGAGGAGCTGCGGCGCCAGCAGGAGCTGCGTTATGAGCAGGAGCGGCGGCCCGCCGTCCGCAGGCCCTATGACTATGGGCG GCGAGATGATGTTTACTGGCCGGAAGCTAAGCGGGCAGCCCTAGATGAGCGCTACCACTCTGACTTCAACCGTCAGGACCGCTTCCACGACTTTGACCACAGGGACCGGGGCCGCTACCCTGACCACTCCGTTGACAG GAGAGAAGGTTCAAGGTCAATcatgggagaaagagaaggacag CATTACCCTGAACGCCATGGAGGACCAGAGCGCCATGGTCGCGACTCCCGTGATGGCTGGGGCGGCTACGGCTCCGACAAGAGGATGAGCGAGGGCCGGGGGCTCCCTCCTCCACCCAG GGGCAGACGAGAGTGGGGGGACCACGGCCGCAGAATAGAGGAGGACCGTGCGTGGCAGGGCGCTGCTGACGGAGGCCTGATGGACAGGGACCACAGGAGGTGGCAAG GTGGTGAGAGGAGTATGTCTGGTCACATGATGAACCGGGGAGGCATGTCCGG GCGCGGCAGCTTTGCCCCTGGGGGGGCCTCTCGGGGCCACGTGATCCCGCGAGGTGGCTTTGGGAGCAGACCCACCGACGCCCACTTCACTCGCCGCTATTAA